From the Paenibacillus sp. R14(2021) genome, the window GTTGGAAAGGTTTGACCATCTATTTCAAATGGCGGGAAACATATCTCCGGCGGACTTCTTGCAAGAACCTTTGTTTAACAGGCAGTATTCAGATTCATTCGGTACGCTGTACACGGTCGAGATCGATCCCGTATCCAAGTCCGTTCGTTATCATTGGCCGGAAGGCCGACAGTTAACAGTCACGTCCGAATCGCCTGAGGCGGAACTGATCATACCGTTATCTAGTGAAAATACAGTGTTTTAGACAAATGAAACCCAATTCCTTACATTCCGTACAAGTAATAAATTATTGGGAGCCCTTAATGGAGGTCTGCAAATCTTGAAATTAGCTAAATACTCATTCCTATCCGGTGTCTTGCTTTCATTCATTCTATTCGTTCTGAAGTTCTTTACAAATCATGATGTCATTCAACGAGTATCTGGTTACATTGGTTTGGCCCTAATCGTTTTCACAGTAATTACAAGTGGAGCGATGATATCTGGGGACCGTCAAAGAGCTAATGACCGCATTGAGGATCGGAACGATAAAAAACAGAGGGAAAATACGGCTATGGCTTGTTTTCTTGCAGCAATTCCGATTTTACTTCTTTGGGGCTATCTAAAATATTACTTTTGAACTCTGTTGTAATATTCTACCTTGGAAGCGATCTGCAAGGCACTGGATTGCCAGCCAGGCGATATCTTGGCTTACACGCCGGACGAAGACGCATAGTAAACAATGATAGTGTAGCCGCCATACAAAAGGCATGAGTCGATAAGATACCAAACTCATGCCCTTCAGGCTGCCTAACTATTTACAGTGCTTTATCGTCGATACCGTTCAGCCAGCCTTCGATGTTTCCAATGACGGAGCCAATGCAGCCATCCTCGAACGGCGAGATGAGTCCGGCAAGCTCGACCAGCTTAAGGAAAGATTGGCTTCCACCCGCCTTGCACAGTCGCAAATAATCGCTCCATGCGGATTGGAAATCTTCATTCGAACGTTTCCAGAACTGGAAAGCACAGATTTGGGCTAACGTATAGTCGATGTAATAGAAAGGCGACCGGAAGATATGGGACTGCTTTTGCCAGAATCCGCCCTGTTCCAAGTACGAGTTGCCGTCATAGCTGCGGTGAGGCAAATATTTTTTCTCAATCTCCCGCCATGCTCCCTTGCGCTCTGCAGGAGTCGCCTCCGGGTGATCATAGACGTAGTGCTGGAATTCATCGACCGCGACGCCGTAAGGAATAAACAACAGGCTGTCCGCCAAATGATTGAACCGGTACTTCGCGGTATCCTCCTGGAAGAACAGCTCCATCCATGGCCAGCAAATAAACTCCATGCTCATCGAATGAATCTCGCATGCTTCGTAGGTAGGGAAGGCATATTCCGGCACATCCAGATTACGGCTCTGGAATACCTGGAAGGCATGGCCCACTTCATGGGTCAACACATCAATATCGCCAGATGTACCATTGAAATTCGAGAAAATAAACGGCGCTTTGTAATCGCTGATAAAGGTGCAGTAGCCCCCGCCTTCCTTGCCTTTCTTGCTGACCAGGTCCATGAGGCCGTTATCCTGCATAAAGGTGAAGAATTCATCCGATTCGGGTGAGAGCTCCTTGTACATCTTCGCTCCGTTCGCGACAATCCAATCGGGATCGCCTTTAGGCGTCGCGTTGCCGGTTTCGAAGCTAAAGTTTTCATCGTAATAGTTTAACTGATCCAGACCCAGCCTATCGGCTTGTCTTTTCTTCAGCTTCTGAGCGGCAGGGACGATATGCTCCAGTACTTGTTTGCGGAAGTTGGCCACCATTTCGGCGTTGTAGTCCGTCCGCATCATGCGGTCATAACCAAGTTCAACAAAGCTGCTGTAGCCCAGCTTCTTCGCAATGCGGACGCGAACCTTGACGAGATCGTCATAAATCCGGTCGAAGGCAGACTCATGCTCGGACATAAAGCCATATCTGGCTTCCGAGGCGCGCTTGCGCATCGTACGGTCCGTTGACAGCTCGAATGGCGTCAGCTGCGGCAGGGTGCGGTCTTCGCCTTCGAATTGGATTTTGGCGGAAGCAATCAGCTGCGAATATTCCGTGGACAGCTTATTCTCCAGTTGTAAATCTTCGATGATGTCCGGGTTAAACGTGCGAAGCGAGATTTCAGCAAGCTGCAGCAGCTGCGCGCCCCATTCCTTCTCGAACTCGGCTCTGAATTTGGAATGGACAAGCGCTTTGTAATACTCCGTTGTGTATTCCTGCACGACAGGCCCGGTCTCGTCCATGAAATCCTGTTCGGCTTTATAGAACGCATCGGTCGTATCGACGGAATGCCGGATGCTGACCAAAGTTTGCATCGTATCAAATTCGCTGCGAAGCTTATTCATGGCGATAACGGCAGCTCGCTGCTCTTTCCATGCAGCGGTGTCATTTAATTGCCCAAGCAGAGCTGTGAATGCCTGTTTATATTGGTCCACATCTGGTCGTTCGTAGCGATATTCGTTAAACTTCATTATGGATCAGCATCCTTTCTTGTACATCTACCCCTATTATACTGGCTGGAAAAGATTATGTAAGCTTCGAGACATATAAAAATAACTTAGATATAACGACTACAAAAGGTTGGTTTTTCTAGATTCATTCATAAACCCTTTCAACCAATCCTCAGAAAAATCAAGTGCACCGAAATCACTATGGATAAAAGACACATCCAGACTCATGTTTAGTCGCAATCGAGCTACCTTCGCTTAACGCATGCTCAAACTCATGTAGAAATGGCGTTGAGTTGTTGTTCTCACCAATGTAGTTGATTATGCGTTTCAGGGTTTTTCCCTATTTTTTATCATATTCTTATA encodes:
- a CDS encoding DUF5316 domain-containing protein, whose amino-acid sequence is MKLAKYSFLSGVLLSFILFVLKFFTNHDVIQRVSGYIGLALIVFTVITSGAMISGDRQRANDRIEDRNDKKQRENTAMACFLAAIPILLLWGYLKYYF
- a CDS encoding M3 family oligoendopeptidase, with product MKFNEYRYERPDVDQYKQAFTALLGQLNDTAAWKEQRAAVIAMNKLRSEFDTMQTLVSIRHSVDTTDAFYKAEQDFMDETGPVVQEYTTEYYKALVHSKFRAEFEKEWGAQLLQLAEISLRTFNPDIIEDLQLENKLSTEYSQLIASAKIQFEGEDRTLPQLTPFELSTDRTMRKRASEARYGFMSEHESAFDRIYDDLVKVRVRIAKKLGYSSFVELGYDRMMRTDYNAEMVANFRKQVLEHIVPAAQKLKKRQADRLGLDQLNYYDENFSFETGNATPKGDPDWIVANGAKMYKELSPESDEFFTFMQDNGLMDLVSKKGKEGGGYCTFISDYKAPFIFSNFNGTSGDIDVLTHEVGHAFQVFQSRNLDVPEYAFPTYEACEIHSMSMEFICWPWMELFFQEDTAKYRFNHLADSLLFIPYGVAVDEFQHYVYDHPEATPAERKGAWREIEKKYLPHRSYDGNSYLEQGGFWQKQSHIFRSPFYYIDYTLAQICAFQFWKRSNEDFQSAWSDYLRLCKAGGSQSFLKLVELAGLISPFEDGCIGSVIGNIEGWLNGIDDKAL